From a region of the Zingiber officinale cultivar Zhangliang chromosome 4B, Zo_v1.1, whole genome shotgun sequence genome:
- the LOC121978364 gene encoding uncharacterized protein LOC121978364, with translation MDAAKHDVFHLSYLLLAFHSLSFTLLFIASVVGASCRGWWLPCSLSLTTSLAVTVAVQVVMRTYWRILRRLEREHEDKRALTQCVREMRMKGADFNLSKEPQKSSK, from the coding sequence ATGGACGCCGCCAAGCACGACGTCTTCCACCTCTCCTACCTCCTCCTCGCCTTCCACAGCCTCTCCTTCACGCTCCTCTTCATTGCCTCCGTCGTCGGCGCCTCCTGTCGCGGCTGGTGGCTCCCTTGCAGCCTCTCCCTGACCACCTCTCTGGCGGTGACCGTCGCGGTGCAGGTCGTCATGCGCACCTACTGGCGGATATTGCGACGGCTGGAGAGGGAGCACGAGGATAAGCGGGCTCTCACGCAGTGCGTGCGAGAGATGCGGATGAAGGGTGCAGACTTCAACCTCTCCAAGGAGCCACAAAAAAGCTCGAAGTGA